A genomic window from Macaca mulatta isolate MMU2019108-1 chromosome 19, T2T-MMU8v2.0, whole genome shotgun sequence includes:
- the CIC gene encoding protein capicua homolog isoform X6 encodes MKPMKKACTGLSGPGSGSKSPPATRAKALRRRGAGEGDKPEEEDDEAQQPQPQPGPEEAEEGEEEEAERGPGAEGPPLELHPGDPAPGPAEDPKGDGEAGRWEPSLSRKTATFKSRAPKKKYVEEHGAGSSGVAGAPEERVRTPEEASGLGVPPRPPTSTRSSSTDTASEHSADLEDEPAEPCGPGPWPPGSTSGSYDLRQLRSQRVLARRGDGLFLPAVVRQVRRSQDLGVQFPGDRALTFYEGVPGAGVDVVLDATPPPGALVVGTAVCTCVEPGVAAYREGVVVEVATKPAAYKVRLSPGPSSQPGPPGSLPQPPQPLHREPEEAVWVARSSLRLLRPPWEPEAMLRKPPTGPEEEHVEPGATLPPCPAALDPKQPEDAEVSKISFGGNLGTHCEEGEEKHPPALGTPALLPLPPPQLLSPPPKSPAFVGPGRPGEQPSPCQEGSQGGSRSSSVASLEKGTAPAARARTPLTAAQQKYKKGDVVCTPSGIRKKFNGKQWRRLCSRDGCMKESQRRGYCSRHLSMRTKEMEGLADSGPGGAGRPAAVAAREGSTEFDWGDETSRDSEASSVAARGDSRPRLVAPADLSRFEFDECEAAVMLVSLGSSRSGTPSFSPVSTQSPFSPAPSPSPSPLFGFRPANFSPINASPVIQRTAVRSRHLSASTPKAGVLTPPDLGPHPPPPAPRERHSSGILPTFQTNLTFTVPISPGRRKTELLPHPGALGAPGAGGGGAAPDFPKSDSLDSGVDSVSHTSTPSTPAGFRAVSPAVPFSRSRQPSPLLLLPPPAGLTSDPGPSVRRVPAVQRDSPVIVRNPDVPLPSKFPGEVGTAGEVRAGGPGRGCRETPVPTGVASGKPGLPPPLPAPVPITVPPAAPTAVAQPMPTFGLASSPFQPVAFHPSPAALLPVLVPSSYTSHPAPKKEVIMGRPGTVWTNVEPRSVAVFPWHSLVPFLAPSQPDPSVQPSEAQQPASHPVASNQSKEPAESAAVAHERPPGGTGGADPGRPPGATCPESPGPGPPHPLGVVEPGKGPPPTTEEEAPGPPGEPRLDSETESDHDDAFLSIMSPEIQLPLPPGKRRTQSLSALPKERDSSSEKDGRSPNKREKDHIRRPMNAFMIFSKRHRALVHQRHPNQDNRTVSKILGEWWYALGPKEKQKYHDLAFQVKEAHFKAHPDWKWCNKDRKKSSSEAKPTSLGLAGGHKETRERSMSETGTAAAPGVSSELLSVAAQTLLSSDAKVPGSSSCGAERLHTVGGPGSARPRAFSHSGVHSLDGSEVDSQALQELTQMVSGPASYSGPKPSTQYGAPGPFAAPGEGGALAATGRPSLLPTRASRSQRAASEDMTSDEERMVICEEEGDDDVIADDGFGTTDIDLKCKERVTDSESGDSSGEDPEGNKGFGRKVFSPVIRSSFTHCRPPLDPEPPGPPDPPVAFGKGYSSTPSSSASSPASSSASAATSFSLGSGTFKAQESGQGSTAGPLRPPLPGAGGPATPSKATRFLPTDPATFRRKRPESVGGLEPPGPSVIAAPPSGGGSILQTLVLPPNKEEQEGGGARVPSAPAPSLAYGAPAAPLSRPAATMVTNVVRPVSSTPVPIASKPFPTSGRAEASPNDTAGARTEMGTGSRVPGGSPLGVSLVYSDKKSAAATSPAPHLVAGPLLGTVGKAPATVTNLLVGTPGYGAPAPPAVQFIAQGAPGGGTTAGSGAGAGSGPNGPVPLGILQPGALGKAGGITQVQYILPTLPQQLQVAPAPAPAPGTKAATPSGPAPTTSIRFTLPPGTSTNGKVLAATAPTPGIPILQSVPSAPPPKAQSVSPVQAPPPGGSAQLLPGKVLVPLAAPSMSVRGGGAGQPLPLVSPPFSVPVQNGAQPPSKIIQLTPVPVSTPSGLVPPLSPATLPGPTSQPQKVLLPSSTRITYVQSAGGHALPLGTSPASSQAGTVTSYGPTSSVALGFTSLGPSGPAFVQPLLSAGQAPLLAPGQVGVSPVPSPQLPPACAAPGGPVITAFYSGSPAPTSSAPLAQPSQAPPSLVYTVATSTTPPAATILPKGPPAPATATPAPTSPFPSATGSMTYSLVAPKAQRPSPKAPQKVKAAIASIPVGSFEAGASGRPGPAPRQPLEPGPVREPTAPESELEGQPTPPAPPPAPETWTPTARSSPPPPPPAEERTSAKGPETMASKFPSSSSDWRVPGQGLENRGEPPTPPSPAPAPAVAPGGSSESSSGRAAGDTPERKEAAGTGKKVKVRPPPLKKTFDSVDKVLSEVDFEERFAELPEFRPEEVLPSPTLQSLATSPRAILGSYRKKRKNSTDLDSAPEDPTSPKRKMRRRSSCSSEPNTPKSAKCEGDIFTFDRTGTEAEDVLGELEYEKVPYSSLRRTLDQRRALVMQLFQDHGFFPSAQATAAFQARYADIFPSKVCLQLKIREVRQKIMQAATPTEQPPGAEAPLPVPPPTGTAAAPAPTPSPAGGPDPTSPSSDSGTVQAAPPLPPPPESGPGQPGWEGAPQPSPPPPGPSTAATGR; translated from the exons atgaagccaaTGAAGAAGGCATGCACTGGCCTTTCAGGTCCTGGCAGTGGCAGCAAGTCTCCCCCAGCCACCAGGGCCAAGGCTTTGAGGCGGCgaggggctggggagggtgaCAAGCCAGAGGAGGAGGACGACGAGGCACAGCAGCCGCAACCGCAGCCTGGGCCcgaagaggctgaggaaggggaggaagaggaggctgagCGGGGCCCTGGGGCTGAAGGTCCTCCACTGGAGCTGCACCCTGGCGACCCGGCTCCAGGCCCAGCTGAGGACCCCAAAGGGGATGGGGAGGCAGGCCGCTGGGAGCCCTCACTCAGCCGCAAGACGGCCACGTTCAAGTCTCGAGCGCCCAAGAAGAAGTATGTAGAGGAGCACGGAGCTGGCAGCAGTGGGGTGGCTGGGGCCCCTGAAGAGAGGGTGCGGACCCCTGAGGAGGCCAGTGGCCTGGGGGTGCCTCCACGGCCACCCACCTCCACTCGCTCCTCCTCCACTGACACAGCCAGTGAGCACTCGGCAGACCTGGAGGATGAGCCGGCTGAGCCTTGTGGTCCAGGCCCCTGGCCCCCCGGCAGCACCAGTGGCAGCTATGACCTGCGGCAGCTGCGGTCCCAGCGGGTGCTGGCCCGGCGTGGTGACGGCCTCTTTCTGCCGGCTGTGGTGCGCCAGGTGCGCCGAAGCCAGGACCTGGGTGTGCAGTTCCCTGGTGACCGAGCCCTGACTTTCTACGAGGGGGTGCCAGGTGCTGGTGTGGATGTAGTTTTGGATGCCACACCCCCACCAGGTGCCCTGGTGGTGGGCACAGCTGTCTGTACCTGTGTGGAGCCCGGCGTGGCTGCCTACCGGGaaggtgtggtggtggaggtggccaCCAAGCCAGCTGCCTACAAGGTCCGTCTCAGCCCTGGCCCCAGCTCCCAGCCAGGCCCACCAGGCAGCCTCCCGCAGCCCCCACAGCCACTGCACCGTGAGCCGGAGGAGGCCGTGTGGGTGGCCCGCTCCAGCCTACGCCTGCTGCGCCCCCCCTGGGAACCTGAGGCCATGCTGAGGaagcccccaacaggccccgagGAAGAGCACGTGGAGCCTGGGGCCACCTTGCCACCCTGCCCTGCTGCCCTGGACCCCAAACAGCCCGAGGACGCTGAGGTCTCTAAGATCAGCTTTGGTGGCAACCTGGGTACTCACTGTGAGGAGGGTGAGGAGAAGCACCCTCCAGCGCTGGGTACCCCCGCTCTGctcccactgcccccaccccagctcctgTCACCGCCACCCAAGTCTCCAGCCTTTGTGGGCCCTGGCCGCCCTGGCGAGCAGCCCTCGCCCTGCCAGGAGGGGAGCCAGGGTGGCAGCCGCAGCAGCAGTGTGGCCTCCCTGGAAAAGGGGACCGCACCGGCAGCCCGGGCCCGCACGCCACTGACAGCGGCCCAGCAGAAGTACAAGAAGGGTGATGTGGTCTGTACACCCAGCGGAATACGAAAGAAGTTCAACGGCAAGCAGTGGCGCCGGCTATGCTCGCGAGATGGCTGCATGAAGGAGTCACAGCGGCGAGGCTACTGCTCACGTCACCTGTCCATGCGAACCAAAGAGATGGAGGGCCTGGCAGACAGTGGACCTGGGGGGGCGGGCCGGCCTGCAGCCGTGGCAGCCCGTGAGGGCAGCACGGAGTTTGACTGGGGTGATGAGACGTCGAGGGACAGTGAGGCCAGCAGTGTGGCGGCTCGTGGAGACTCACGGCCACGCCTGGTGGCCCCTGCTGACTTGTCACGCTTTGAGTTCGACGAGTGTGAGGCGGCCGTGATGCTGGTGTCGCTGGGCAGCTCGCGCTCAGGCACGCCCTCCTTCTCACCCGTCTCCACGCAATCGCCCTTCTCGCCAGCCCCGTCACCCTCACCCTCGCCACTCTTCGGTTTCCGCCCTGCCAACTTCAGCCCCATCAATGCCTCGCCAGTCATCCAGCGCACTGCAGTCCGCAGTCGCCACCTGAGCGCCAGCACCCCTAAGGCAGGCGTGCTGACGCCGCCAGACCTGGGCCCCCACCCACCGCCACCTGCCCCCCGAGAGCGCCACTCCTCTGGAATCCTACCCACCTTCCAGACCAACCTGACCTTCACCGTGCCCATCAGCCCTGGGCGACGGAAGACAGAGCTGTTGCCGCACCCAGGGGCCTTGGGGGCCCCTGGCGCAGGGGGTGGAGGAGCCGCCCCAGACTTTCCCAAGAGTGACAGCTTAGACTCTGGTGTGGACTCGGTGTCCCACACATCTACACCCTCCACGCCAGCTGGCTTCCGGGCCGTGTCCCCTGCTGTGCCCTTCTCTCGCTCCCGCCAGCCCTCACCATTGCTGCTGTTGCCCCCGCCTGCCGGCCTGACCTCGGATCCGGGGCCCTCTGTGCGCAGGGTGCCTGCCGTGCAGCGGGACTCACCTGTCATTGTCCGCAACCCTgatgtgccactgccctccaaatTCCCTGGGGAGGTGGGCACTGCTGGTGAGGTGCGGGCTGGGGGACCTGGGCGGGGCTGCCGTGAGACCCCGGTGCCCACTGGGGTGGCCAGTGGGAAGCCTGGCCTGCCCCCACCTCTGCCAGCCCCCGTGCCCATCACTGTACCTCCAGCTGCACCAACTGCCGTGGCCCAGCCGATGCCCACCTTTGGCCTGGCTTCTTCACCCTTTCAGCCTGTGGCCTTCCACCCCTCACCTGCTGCCCTGTTGCCCGTTTTGGTGCCCAGCAGCTACACCAGCCACCCTGCCCCCAAGAAGGAAGTCATCATGGGCCGGCCTGGAACAG TGTGGACGAATGTGGAACCTCGCTCTGTGGCTGTGTTCCCCTGGCACTCCTTAGTCCCCTTCCTGGCACCCAGCCAGCCTGACCCCTCCGTGCAGCCGAGCGAGGCCCAGCAACCTGCCAGCCACCCAGTGGCCTCCAACCAGAGCAAAG AACCTGCTGAGTCGGCAGCTGTTGCTCATGAAAGGCCACCAGGTGGGACAGGGGGTGCTGACCCTGGGCGGCCCCCTGGAGCCACATGCCCTGAGAGCCCAGGACCCGGACCCCCACACCCTTTGGGGGTGGTGGAACCTGGTAAGGGTCCGCCTCCCACCACAGAGGAGGAGGCCCCTGGCCCCCCAGGAGAGCCCCGACTGGACAGTGAGACAGAGAGTGACCATGATGATGC CTTCCTCTCCATCATGTCTCCTGAGATCCAGTTGCCTCTACCGCCTGGAAAACGTCGGACCCAGTCCCTCAGTGCCCTACCCAAGGAACGGGACTCATCTTCTGAGAAGGATGGACGCAGCCCCAACAAG CGGGAGAAGGACCACATCCGGCGGCCCATGAATGCCTTCATGATCTTCAGCAAGCGGCACCGGGCCCTGGTCCACCAGCGTCATCCCAACCAGGACAACCGGACCGTCAGCAAGATCCTGGGCGAGTGGTGGTATGCCTTGGGGCCCAAGGAGAAGCAGAAGTACCACGACCTGGCCTTCCAG GTGAAGGAGGCCCACTTCAAGGCCCACCCAGATTGGAAGTGGTGCAACAAGGACCGAAAGAAGTCCAGCTCGGAGGCCAAGCCCACGAGCCTGGGGCTGGCAGGAGGGCACAAGGAGACGCGGGAGCGGAGCATGTCGGAGACGGGCACTGCCGCTGCCCCTGGGG TGTCCTCTGAGCTCCTCTCCGTCGCAGCCCAGACACTCCTGAGCTCGGACGCCAAGGTTCCGGGGAGCAGCTCCTGTGGGGCAGAACGGCTACACACAGTTGGGGGACCTGGCTCAGCTCGGCCCCGAGCTTTCTCTCACAGTGGGGTACACAGCCTGGATGGCAGCGAAGTAGACAGTCAGGCACTGCAGGAACTGACGCAG ATGGTGTCCGGCCCTGCATCGTACTCTGGCCCAAAGCCTTCTACCCAGTATGGAGCTCCAGGTCCCTTTGCAGCCCCCGGTGAGGGAGGTGCCTTGGCGGCCACCGGGCGGCCTTCGCTGCTGCCCACCCGAGCTTCTCGTTCTCAGCGTGCGGCCAGTGAGGACATGACGAGTGATGAGGAGCGCATGGTCATCTGTGAGGAGGAAGGGGATGATGATGTCATTG CTGATGATGGCTTCGGCACCACTGACATTGATCTCAAGTGCAAGGAGCGGGTGACCGACAGCGAGAGTGGGGACAGCTCTGGGGAGGACCCAGAGGGCAACAAG GGCTTTGGTCGGAAGGTGTTTTCACCTGTGATCCGTTCCTCCTTTACCCACTGCCGTCCCCCACTGGACCCTGAGCCCCCAGGGCCCCCGGATCCTCCTGTAGCCTTTGGCAAAGGCTATAGTTCCACCCCATCCTCCTCTGCGTCCTCGCCTGCTTCCTCCTCAGCCTCGGCAGCCACCTCCTTCTCACTGGGCTCAGGAACCTTCAAGGCCCAGGAGTCTGGTCAGGGCAGCACAGCGGGCCCCCTACGGCCCCCGCTTCCTGGGGCTGGGGGTCCAGCGACACCTTCCAAGGCTACCCGGTTCCTCCCAACGGATCCTGCCACCTTCCGGCGCAAGAGACCTGAAAGTGTGGGTGGCCTGGAGCCGCCAGGCCCCTCAGTCATCGCGGCCCCTCCCAGCGGAGGAGGAAGCATTCTGCAGACACTGGTGCTGCCCCCAAACAAGGAGGAGCAAGAGGGTGGCGGAGCCAGAGTGCCCTCCGCCCCCGCCCCATCACTGGCCTATGGGGCCCCAGCAGCTCCCCTGTCCCGTCCTGCTGCCACCATGGTCACCAACGTGGTGCGGCCTGTCAGCAGCACTCCTGTGCCCATCGCCTCTAAGCCCTTCCCCACCTCTGGCCGGGCTGAGGCGTCTCCAAATGACACAGCAGGTGCCAGGACTGAAATGGGCACTGGGTCTCGGGTGCCTGGGGGCTCCCCGCTGGGTGTCAGCTTAGTGTATTCGGACAAGAAGTCGGCAGCAGCCACCTCACCAGCCCCACATTTGGTGGCTGGACCCCTGCTGGGCACTGTGGGAAAGGCGCCTGCCACTGTCACTAACCTACTGGTGGGCACCCCGGGGTATGGGGCCCCTGCGCCCCCTGCTGTCCAGTTCATTGCCCAGGGGGCCCCTGGCGGTGGGACCACTGCGGGCTCAGGAGCAGGTGCTGGGAGTGGCCCCAATGGGCCAGTACCCCTGGGCATCCTGCAACCAGGTGCCCTGGGCAAGGCTGGGGGAATCACCCAGGTACAGTACATCCTGCCCACGCTGCCCCAGCAGCTTCAGGTGGCACCTGCCCCAGCACCAGCCCCTGGGACCAAGGCAGCGACTCCCAGCGGCCCTGCACCCACCACCAGCATCCGTTTCACCCTCCCACCGGGCACTTCCACCAACGGCAAAGTCTTGGCCGCCACTGCACCCACTCCTGGCATCCCCATCCTGCAGTCTGTACCCTCCGCCCCACCCCCCAAAG CCCAGTCAGTTTCTCCCgtgcaggccccgcccccggGTGGCTCAGCCCAACTGCTGCCTGGGAAGGTCCTAGTGCCCCTGGCCGCCCCTAGCATGTCAGTGCGGGGTGGAGGGGCCGGCCAGCCGCTGCCACTGGTGAGCCCACCCTTCTCAGTACCTGTGCAGAATGGTGCCCAGCCCCCCAGCAAG ATCATCCAGCTGACCCCGGTGCCTGTGAGCACACCCAGCGGCCTGGTGCCGCCCCTGAGCCCAGCCACACTCCCTGGACCCACTTCACAGCCTCAGAAggtcctgctgccctcctccacCAG AATCACCTATGTGCAGTCAGCGGGCGGGCACGCGCTGCCCCTGGGTACCAGCCCTGCATCCAGCCAGGCTGGAACAGTCACCTCGTACGGGCCCACGAGCTCTGTAGCTCTAGGCTTCACCTCGCTGGGGCCCAGTGGCCCCGCCTTCGTGCAGCCCCTGCTCTCAG cAGGCCAAGCCCCACTGCTGGCTCCCGGTCAGGTGGGCGTGTCGCCTGTGCCCAGTCCCCAGCTGCCACCTGCCTGTGCAGCCCCCGGAGGTCCTGTCATAACGGCGTTTTACTCTGGCAGCCCTGCACCCACCTCCTCAGCACCCCTGGCCCAGCCGTCCCAGGCCCCCCCAAGCCTGGTCTACACTGTGGCCACCAGCACAACCCCACCTGCAGCCACCATTCTGCCCAAGGGCCCGCCAGCCCCTGCCACTGCCACCCCAGCCCCGACTAGCCCTTTCCCTAGTGCCACAG GTTCCATGACCTACAGCTTAGTGGCCCCCAAGGCCCAGCGGCCCAGCCCGAAGGCCCCCCAGAAAGTGAAGGCAGCCATCGCCAGCATTCCTGTGGGGTCCTTTGAGGCAGGTGCCTCTGGGCGACCTGGCCCTGCACCCCGGCAGCCTCTGGAGCCTGGCCCAGTCCGAGAGCCAACTGCCCCAGAGTCTGAGCTTGAGGGGCAGCCCACACCACCAGCCCCTCCACCTGCCCCAGAGACCTGGACTCCCACGGCCCGGAGCAGCCCCCCACCGCCCCCGCCTGCTGAGGAGCGGACCAGCGCCAAGGGTCCTGAGACCATG GCCAGCAAATTCCCCAGCTCATCTTCAGACTGGCGCGTCCCTGGGCAGGGCCTGGAGAATCGTGGGGAGCCTCCCActcctcccagcccagccccagctccagccgTAGCCCCTGGTGGCAGCAGCGAGAGCAGCAGTGGGCGGGCAGCCGGGGATACCCCCGAGCGCAAGGAGGCGGCTGGTACTGGCAAGAAGGTGAAGGTGCGGCCCCCGCCCCTGAAGAAGACCTTTGACTCTGTGGACAA GGTCCTGTCAGAAGTGGACTTCGAAGAGCGCTTTGCTGAGCTGCCTGAGTTTCGGCCTGAGGAGGTGCTGCCCTCCCCCACCCTGCAGTCTCTGGCCACCTCACCCCGGGCCATCCTGGGCTCTTACCGCAAGAAGAGGAAGAACTCCACGG ACCTGGATTCAGCACCCGAGGACCCTACCTCGCCCAAGCGCAAGATGAGAAGACGCTCCAGCTGCAGCTCGGAGCCCAACACCCCCAAGAGTGCCAAGTGCGAGGGGGACATCTTCACCTTTGACCGTACAG GTACAGAAGCCGAGGATGTGCTTGGGGAGCTAGAGTATGAGAAGGTGCCGTACTCCTCCCTGCGGCGCACCCTAGACCAGCGCCGGGCCCTGGTCATGCAGCTCTTCCAGGACCATGGCTTCTTCCCATCAG cccaggccacagcCGCCTTCCAGGCCCGCTATGCAGACATCTTCCCCTCCAAGGTTTGTCTGCAGTTGAAGATCCGTGAGGTGCGCCAGAAGATCATGCAGGCAGCCACTCCCACCGAGCAGCCCCCTGGAGCTGAGGCTCCTCTCCCTGTACCGCCCCCCACTGGCACCgctgctgcccctgcccccactcccagccctgcagggggcCCTGACCCCACCTCGCCCAGCTCCGACTCTGGCACGGTCCAGGCTGCCCCGCCACTGCCTCCGCCCCCAGAGTCGGGGCCTGGACAGCCTGGCTGGGAGGGGGCTCCCCAGCCCTCTCCCCCACCGCCAGGTCCCTCCACAGCTGCCACAGGCAGGTGA